From a region of the Salinispira pacifica genome:
- a CDS encoding tetratricopeptide repeat-containing diguanylate cyclase yields the protein MDNQLKTLGPLLRTLWNELRKGKGTMLFCQADDQGTLAQALLSRLHGFGEEEKPRFFHYSFPGYNPKPYAPFLDICRDELSEHESGEIAQFLDHHGVYHYHKGVLAEYLSSGTAIRREDLLPEELDYESYRMQRSIWDLLNGLFSDQPLVVVVDNAQFLPKSTLRLLKMVLRSSMNVPFLGIFIAPEIVQSITDAEDSPWNRILEVADQQGLVLNFPGVGRGDHYQSSRTPYRQILDDPQFYDGINAYNMLALDDAETIFRSFIDLQLYHRALPRVRYQVWKFLGLIDLHRGYHDAARRNFENALSIAQQSDEDQQLSEVYQMLGSAYLGLANLPYAQKMAKLARRFAEAAGDESRLFRAHFLSVLIEDHLHPDDVNSVRPSFDTAVELAEKQGLENSYTFLKSMMYGVNRAMEDGSFSTRSYPALTIPRKRDNTRRQANTLHSVGMAFISRGEREKVLANYRKSKRLKLGMLNNDEPATTYNGIGFFHLYDGDYRKSFNNFKAALELLEGGRAYREVAMTLYNLGLLSFLAMKYDDGVYYTDQCLNIMKILKIEDLSFHSRPGIMVLLGLNLLKAGNTVRSWQVRVQVELEQGGLTSSKYEEKFFFRIFQALHQREEGQYHEALQHFQSAEEALLMEPNNTSYLHPLFYLEFGDMYLLLNRRTEAKDLYERCADQASLISNQTYERMARIRLETMIVEPPPRELLLRKSRLDCEWAIQGARMQNNLNNLKKRLEDINQINMLFGIISEEEGESDLIQNVMDLLFSYFELDFEVLLYFSRKRNRYQQRYIREKSPIEKNEQFTALIQHLGEFPDPVRFTQSVDLNRFSPLMDNYGGVLSISVNPRSDTQGLIVFFTRAGESRIRPELLQLFSIVSQQFGLALERLNQKQTIMLQNEELKGKNDLLRKSSTTDYLTNLGNRAALYDTLESEISRYERYNRNGKKHLALLFIDLDNFKFFNDTYGHAAGDALLIQVSRTITTVIRQIDTAFRYGGDEFVVVLPETDEQGAGELGQRIIREIEGNESYRNHLKEILGRSISVPEGKQLSCSIGIAATSRLPEESRDVDGFLNLADKALYQAKMLGKHRYYLA from the coding sequence ATGGATAATCAATTAAAAACATTAGGCCCGCTACTGAGAACCCTCTGGAACGAATTGCGGAAAGGAAAAGGTACCATGCTTTTCTGTCAGGCTGATGACCAGGGGACGCTGGCACAAGCTCTGCTCAGCCGTCTCCACGGTTTCGGCGAAGAGGAAAAGCCCAGATTTTTTCATTATTCATTTCCGGGCTACAACCCCAAGCCCTATGCACCCTTCCTGGATATCTGCAGAGATGAACTCAGCGAACACGAAAGCGGCGAAATTGCACAATTTCTTGACCATCATGGAGTGTACCACTACCACAAAGGCGTGCTGGCCGAATACCTGAGCAGCGGGACGGCCATCCGGCGGGAGGATCTGCTGCCTGAGGAACTGGATTATGAGTCCTACCGGATGCAGCGATCAATCTGGGATCTGCTAAACGGGCTGTTTAGCGATCAGCCTCTGGTGGTTGTGGTGGATAATGCCCAGTTTCTTCCCAAATCCACTCTGCGCCTGCTGAAAATGGTGCTTCGCAGCTCAATGAACGTCCCCTTCCTCGGCATATTCATTGCTCCTGAAATTGTCCAGAGCATCACCGATGCCGAAGACTCACCTTGGAACAGAATTCTTGAAGTGGCCGATCAGCAGGGTCTGGTGCTGAATTTCCCGGGTGTTGGGCGGGGAGATCATTATCAAAGCAGCCGCACACCCTACCGGCAGATCCTGGACGACCCCCAGTTTTATGACGGCATTAACGCCTATAACATGTTGGCCCTGGATGATGCGGAAACCATTTTCCGCTCATTCATTGACCTTCAGCTGTATCATCGGGCTCTTCCCAGGGTGCGGTATCAGGTATGGAAGTTCCTGGGTCTTATAGATCTTCATCGCGGGTATCATGATGCAGCAAGAAGGAATTTTGAGAATGCACTGAGCATAGCCCAGCAAAGCGATGAAGATCAGCAGCTCTCGGAGGTGTATCAGATGCTCGGATCGGCGTATCTGGGCCTGGCAAACCTTCCCTACGCCCAGAAGATGGCCAAACTTGCCAGGCGCTTTGCCGAGGCTGCAGGGGATGAGAGCCGCCTCTTTCGGGCTCATTTCCTGTCGGTACTCATAGAGGATCATCTTCACCCTGATGATGTGAACAGCGTACGTCCTTCGTTCGATACCGCCGTGGAATTAGCCGAAAAGCAGGGGCTGGAGAATTCCTATACCTTCCTCAAATCCATGATGTACGGGGTGAACCGCGCCATGGAGGATGGCAGCTTCAGCACCCGCAGCTATCCGGCCCTTACGATTCCCAGAAAACGGGACAACACACGCCGTCAGGCCAATACACTCCACTCGGTGGGCATGGCATTCATTTCCCGAGGTGAGCGGGAAAAAGTGTTGGCAAACTATCGGAAGAGCAAACGATTGAAGCTGGGAATGCTGAATAACGATGAACCGGCTACAACCTACAACGGTATCGGGTTTTTCCATCTCTATGACGGTGATTACCGGAAATCCTTCAATAATTTCAAGGCTGCTCTGGAACTCCTTGAGGGGGGCAGGGCCTACCGGGAAGTTGCCATGACACTCTATAATCTGGGGCTGCTCTCCTTTCTTGCGATGAAATATGATGACGGGGTGTATTATACAGATCAATGTCTGAACATCATGAAAATTCTGAAAATAGAAGATCTTTCCTTTCATTCCCGGCCGGGGATCATGGTGCTCCTTGGGCTGAATCTGTTGAAGGCCGGAAATACCGTCCGCTCCTGGCAGGTCCGGGTCCAGGTGGAACTTGAGCAGGGCGGGCTGACATCCAGCAAATATGAGGAGAAATTTTTCTTCCGCATATTTCAGGCCCTTCATCAGCGGGAGGAGGGACAATATCATGAGGCTCTGCAGCATTTTCAATCGGCAGAAGAAGCCCTGCTCATGGAGCCCAATAATACCAGCTACCTTCATCCCCTGTTTTATCTGGAATTTGGTGATATGTATCTGCTGCTGAACCGCAGAACCGAGGCCAAAGACCTCTATGAACGCTGTGCGGACCAGGCTTCCCTCATATCCAATCAGACCTATGAGCGTATGGCTCGAATCAGACTGGAAACCATGATAGTGGAGCCTCCTCCCAGGGAGCTCCTTCTGCGCAAGTCCAGGCTCGATTGTGAATGGGCAATCCAGGGCGCCAGAATGCAGAATAATCTGAACAATCTGAAGAAACGTCTGGAAGATATCAATCAGATTAACATGCTGTTCGGAATTATCAGTGAAGAAGAAGGTGAGTCTGATCTGATTCAGAATGTCATGGATCTGCTGTTCTCATACTTTGAGCTGGATTTTGAGGTGCTTCTGTATTTCAGCCGGAAACGCAACCGTTATCAGCAGCGCTATATCAGAGAGAAATCTCCCATAGAGAAGAACGAGCAGTTCACTGCCCTTATCCAGCATCTGGGGGAATTTCCTGATCCGGTTCGTTTCACCCAGTCAGTGGATTTGAACCGCTTTTCCCCGCTGATGGATAACTACGGAGGGGTGCTGAGCATCTCGGTGAATCCCCGCAGCGATACTCAGGGGCTCATCGTATTCTTCACCAGAGCCGGTGAATCCCGGATCCGTCCGGAACTTCTGCAGCTTTTCAGCATTGTGAGCCAGCAGTTCGGTCTGGCCCTGGAGCGGTTGAACCAGAAACAGACCATCATGCTTCAGAATGAAGAGCTGAAAGGAAAAAACGACCTGCTGAGAAAGTCCTCCACCACCGATTATCTGACGAATCTGGGAAACCGGGCCGCCCTCTACGATACGCTGGAAAGCGAGATTTCACGGTATGAGCGGTATAACCGGAACGGGAAAAAGCATCTGGCCCTTCTATTCATTGATCTGGATAATTTCAAGTTTTTCAACGACACCTACGGTCATGCAGCAGGAGATGCGCTGCTGATCCAGGTATCCCGTACCATTACCACTGTCATCCGTCAGATTGATACGGCCTTCCGCTACGGTGGTGATGAATTTGTGGTGGTGCTCCCCGAGACCGATGAACAGGGAGCCGGTGAGCTGGGACAGAGAATTATCCGTGAGATCGAAGGAAATGAATCCTACCGGAATCATCTGAAGGAAATTCTGGGTCGAAGCATATCTGTTCCTGAGGGAAAGCAGCTCTCCTGTTCAATCGGCATCGCCGCAACCTCACGTCTCCCTGAAGAGTCCAGGGACGTGGACGGATTCCTGAACCTTGCGGACAAAGCTCTGTATCAGGCGAAAATGCTGGGAAAACACCGCTATTACCTTGCCTAA
- a CDS encoding trans-sulfuration enzyme family protein, with translation MKYEKPFTNALQGGDKAFREMKNFSKTAPIFETSVFSFDSLEDVDAYLNGDPDMYMYSRLDNPNNRQLETRLAALESAESAVVSSSGMAAVFAAVMGLMKAGGAVSSGTRIVTSRYLYGGTRSLFFQELVPLGFTIVEVDSESPDAVLEALNESPRDCLNILYWETVSNPGMKAADIRKLTEAAHASKPGKGEDGCGLEILVDNTFLSPALFRPLEHGADAVLHSTTKYLNGHSDATGGAVLSREEVVEHARKAVINFGSQLSPFESWLTLRGLQTLPMRMERHSSNALDIAARLKELPEVYNVCYPGLDSLRDSFPLGAGGMLSFDLESSAAAGRFIRGLNMISFSPSLAGLQTTVSYPASTSHRNQSDEMLRSQGISRSTIRLSVGLEDPDDIFQDIQQALKGGEDV, from the coding sequence ATGAAATACGAAAAACCCTTCACAAATGCCCTCCAGGGAGGCGATAAAGCTTTCCGGGAAATGAAAAATTTCAGCAAGACAGCGCCCATCTTCGAAACATCGGTTTTCAGTTTTGATTCTCTGGAAGATGTGGATGCCTATCTCAACGGCGATCCGGACATGTACATGTACAGCCGTCTCGACAATCCCAACAACCGGCAGCTGGAAACCAGACTTGCAGCTCTTGAATCGGCGGAATCTGCCGTTGTCAGTTCAAGCGGGATGGCGGCCGTGTTCGCAGCGGTTATGGGGCTCATGAAGGCCGGAGGAGCAGTCTCCTCCGGTACACGGATTGTCACTTCCCGGTATCTGTACGGAGGCACCCGGTCTCTGTTCTTCCAGGAGCTGGTACCCCTGGGCTTCACCATCGTGGAAGTTGACAGCGAATCGCCGGATGCCGTGCTGGAAGCCCTGAATGAGAGTCCCCGGGACTGCCTGAATATTCTGTACTGGGAAACCGTGAGCAATCCGGGAATGAAAGCAGCAGACATCCGCAAGTTAACCGAAGCGGCGCATGCTTCCAAACCGGGAAAAGGAGAGGACGGATGCGGCCTGGAAATTCTGGTTGACAACACCTTTCTTTCCCCGGCGCTGTTCCGCCCTCTTGAACATGGGGCTGATGCGGTGCTCCACAGTACCACGAAATATCTGAACGGTCACAGCGATGCCACCGGCGGAGCGGTTCTTTCCCGGGAAGAGGTTGTGGAGCATGCACGGAAAGCGGTAATCAATTTCGGTTCCCAGCTCAGCCCCTTTGAATCCTGGCTCACCCTTCGGGGACTTCAAACCCTTCCCATGAGAATGGAGCGTCACAGCTCCAATGCTCTGGATATCGCCGCACGGCTGAAAGAGCTTCCTGAAGTGTACAATGTATGCTATCCGGGGCTGGATTCGCTCCGTGACAGCTTTCCGCTGGGTGCGGGAGGGATGCTGAGTTTTGACCTTGAGAGCAGTGCAGCAGCCGGCAGGTTTATCCGGGGGTTGAACATGATCAGCTTCTCCCCATCTCTTGCGGGACTGCAGACCACAGTCAGCTACCCTGCCAGTACCAGCCACCGCAACCAGAGCGATGAGATGCTAAGATCCCAGGGAATCAGCCGTTCCACCATCAGACTCTCCGTAGGATTGGAAGATCCGGACGACATTTTTCAGGATATCCAGCAGGCATTGAAAGGAGGCGAGGATGTTTGA
- a CDS encoding GAF domain-containing protein produces the protein MFEQLNIEVQNAEVDYPLLKAQAVEIVKGEPDLIANLSNISALIYHSLGRINWAGFYIWKPEDQQLVLGPFQGKPACVRIAPGSGVCGAAYSSGTTQRVKDVEAFPGHIACDSASKSEIVIPLVHDSTVWGVLDIDSPELNRFDEKDQEGLEALAAVISQLYGHNGM, from the coding sequence ATGTTTGAACAATTGAACATTGAAGTACAGAATGCCGAGGTGGATTATCCTCTGCTGAAGGCCCAGGCCGTTGAGATTGTGAAGGGTGAACCTGACCTCATTGCCAATCTGTCCAACATTTCTGCATTGATATATCACAGCCTGGGCCGGATCAACTGGGCGGGGTTCTATATCTGGAAGCCGGAGGATCAGCAGCTGGTGTTGGGCCCCTTCCAGGGCAAACCGGCCTGTGTCCGCATTGCCCCCGGATCCGGTGTGTGCGGAGCCGCATACAGCAGCGGCACGACCCAGCGGGTGAAAGACGTTGAGGCCTTTCCCGGCCACATTGCATGCGATTCCGCCAGTAAATCGGAGATTGTCATCCCCCTGGTTCATGATTCCACAGTGTGGGGGGTGCTGGATATCGACAGTCCCGAGCTGAACCGATTCGATGAGAAGGATCAGGAAGGTCTGGAAGCCCTGGCCGCAGTTATTTCTCAACTGTATGGGCACAACGGAATGTGA
- a CDS encoding SulP family inorganic anion transporter, which translates to MSPKVNRLLPEQGRWPADLLAALSLMVLLIPQAMAQSSLAGMPPVYGLFTAAAALTAGGLMGHLHRFSGGPTSLTALTIAAVIGGSAQPGSLAYFQMVMILALMVGVFRIVLGLLKFSFFANLISHPAASGFTSAAALLIIFSVLGNHNWRHIPTLLVGSGFILLSLIIKRRGAAVLSLVIPMLLFTAAALIGGYEDGGGELLGRVEFRVPRVHLLATELSVREFFSMAVELIPAALLVTTVSLMEMFAVSSHLVRNAPQRMNLDRELISQGAGALGAALAGTFPGSASFARSALLEHQHVSSRFSNLTAGILVIPLAFLCGPILASMPRVILGGIIIVSVIRVIRPESLRDAWRSSWLDALVWLAAFGTTLISAPNIYFGIIVPVLLQLMIFVLRRMRPRVVILGRHGDGRLRDALHLSLPLPRHILAIRLDSSLHFANQEYVIQRVLDRIKEMPRVEHLIISAEGMHYIDESGAQGLLDLAEYCRSRSIQPWIAGIKLPALQVLCRREVLIDDPGAKDEHPYRYARDMKLALDEVYGDLNRRGIVETVDIRSPAE; encoded by the coding sequence ATGTCCCCCAAGGTGAACCGCCTCCTGCCGGAGCAGGGCAGATGGCCGGCGGATCTGCTGGCCGCTCTCAGTCTCATGGTGCTGCTCATCCCCCAGGCCATGGCCCAGTCCTCCCTTGCGGGGATGCCGCCGGTGTACGGGCTGTTCACCGCCGCAGCTGCTCTTACCGCTGGGGGGCTGATGGGCCACCTTCACCGGTTCTCCGGGGGGCCCACCTCCCTTACAGCCCTCACCATCGCCGCTGTTATCGGCGGGTCGGCCCAGCCCGGAAGCCTGGCGTATTTCCAGATGGTAATGATTCTTGCCCTCATGGTGGGCGTATTCAGAATCGTCCTGGGACTGCTGAAATTCTCCTTTTTCGCCAACCTTATATCTCATCCTGCAGCATCGGGATTTACCAGCGCTGCGGCCCTTCTGATTATTTTTTCAGTGCTGGGAAATCACAATTGGCGGCATATCCCCACACTTCTGGTCGGCTCAGGATTCATTCTGCTCAGCTTGATCATCAAGCGTCGCGGTGCAGCTGTACTCAGCCTGGTGATTCCCATGCTTCTGTTTACCGCAGCTGCACTGATCGGCGGATATGAGGATGGAGGGGGTGAACTTCTGGGCCGGGTTGAGTTCAGAGTTCCCCGGGTGCATCTTCTGGCGACAGAATTGTCCGTCCGGGAATTTTTCTCCATGGCAGTAGAGCTGATTCCCGCCGCTTTGCTGGTGACAACCGTGAGTCTTATGGAAATGTTCGCGGTGAGCAGCCACCTGGTACGCAATGCCCCTCAGCGCATGAACCTTGACCGGGAACTGATCTCTCAGGGGGCGGGAGCCCTGGGAGCCGCCCTGGCAGGGACGTTTCCCGGCAGTGCATCGTTCGCCCGTTCCGCCCTCCTCGAGCATCAGCATGTATCTTCCAGATTCAGCAACCTGACCGCCGGAATCCTGGTTATTCCCCTGGCATTTCTCTGCGGTCCGATCCTGGCCTCCATGCCCAGGGTCATACTGGGGGGGATTATCATAGTCTCGGTGATTCGGGTAATCAGGCCGGAAAGTCTCAGGGATGCATGGCGCAGTTCCTGGCTGGATGCCTTGGTGTGGCTGGCCGCCTTCGGCACCACCCTCATCTCTGCTCCGAATATATATTTCGGAATTATCGTTCCGGTTCTTCTTCAGCTGATGATATTTGTCCTGAGGCGTATGCGCCCAAGGGTGGTCATACTGGGCAGACACGGGGACGGGAGGCTCCGGGATGCTCTGCATCTTTCCCTGCCCCTTCCCCGGCATATTCTGGCAATTCGGCTGGATAGTTCGCTCCATTTCGCAAATCAGGAATACGTTATTCAAAGAGTTCTGGACAGAATCAAAGAGATGCCCCGGGTTGAGCATCTGATTATTTCCGCTGAAGGAATGCATTACATTGATGAAAGCGGTGCACAGGGCCTGTTGGACCTGGCGGAGTATTGCCGTTCCCGCTCCATTCAGCCCTGGATTGCGGGAATCAAGCTGCCTGCGCTGCAGGTGCTTTGCCGGAGAGAAGTACTTATCGATGATCCCGGGGCCAAGGACGAACATCCCTACCGGTACGCCCGGGACATGAAGCTTGCACTGGATGAAGTCTATGGAGATCTGAACCGACGGGGGATTGTCGAAACCGTGGATATCCGCAGCCCGGCTGAATGA
- a CDS encoding FAD-dependent oxidoreductase — protein sequence MKKIVIIGGVAAGATAAARARRLDGEAEITLLEAGDDVSFANCGLPYYLGGDIENRSSLILASPETFHDQYRVKVHTATEAVSLDRENRKVLTKNRNDGSEQEFEYDSLILAQGGKPIVPPIPGVQQNNVFQLWTLDDMDSIDEFINKSNPRSAVVVGGGFIGLEMVEALAKRGMKVQLVERLPQVMPNLEAEFAGFLSKELQDFGVKLHLGSSLEKIDGNTAYIDNGSKLEADMILLSVGVKPTLKLAKDSGLELGEAGGLLVNDRLQTNDDRIFAAGDMLEIEHKVMGKKVRIPLAGPANRQGRLAAENALGGSKRYSGAGGASIVKLFSAIAGSTGLNLKNARAAGINADAVVVHKASHTAYYPGSEKVSLMLIFNKDDGKILGAQAAGRVGIDKRLDVIATAIAGGLTLNDLEELDLAYAPPFNSPNGPVNMAAFTANNHLSGFSPSVLAQDLEEFAKEHQPIAIDLRDPISFNKANLLGSTNLSQNLLREHIDEIPKDQTILLISDDGQKGHVALRMMAAEGFEKLYNLSGGYISLERQQRAAEFTALKVGLFPVEKRSIEELEQGHSEEAEEAGGETELSESGPIVVDVRTPQEFNMGAFPDAVNIPLDELPNRAEELGAKDREITLYCASGARSSYGQRILSQMGFSNVENGGGLHDMMARA from the coding sequence ATGAAAAAAATTGTCATTATAGGCGGAGTTGCTGCGGGGGCCACTGCGGCTGCCCGGGCACGAAGACTGGATGGAGAAGCAGAAATCACTCTCCTGGAAGCTGGTGATGATGTTTCGTTTGCGAATTGCGGACTCCCGTATTATCTGGGCGGGGATATTGAAAACCGTTCATCCCTCATTCTCGCAAGCCCGGAAACCTTCCATGATCAATACCGGGTAAAGGTGCATACGGCCACCGAAGCCGTGTCTCTGGACCGTGAAAACCGAAAGGTGCTGACCAAAAACCGAAACGATGGAAGCGAACAGGAATTTGAGTACGATTCACTCATCCTGGCACAGGGAGGAAAACCCATCGTTCCTCCCATCCCCGGTGTACAGCAGAACAATGTGTTCCAGCTCTGGACTCTGGACGATATGGATTCCATAGACGAGTTCATTAATAAAAGTAATCCCCGATCCGCAGTGGTTGTGGGGGGCGGATTTATCGGACTTGAGATGGTTGAAGCCCTGGCAAAACGCGGCATGAAGGTTCAGCTGGTTGAGCGTCTTCCACAGGTAATGCCCAATCTGGAGGCGGAGTTCGCCGGATTTCTGAGCAAGGAACTGCAGGATTTCGGAGTTAAACTGCACCTGGGAAGTTCCCTCGAAAAAATAGACGGAAACACCGCATATATTGATAACGGAAGCAAGCTGGAAGCCGATATGATTCTCCTGTCCGTGGGAGTAAAACCCACACTGAAGCTGGCAAAGGATTCAGGCCTTGAGCTGGGGGAAGCCGGAGGACTTCTGGTGAATGACAGGCTTCAGACCAATGATGATCGGATTTTTGCCGCAGGCGATATGCTGGAAATCGAACACAAGGTGATGGGTAAGAAGGTGAGAATTCCCCTTGCCGGACCGGCAAACAGACAGGGACGGCTGGCAGCCGAAAACGCCCTGGGCGGCAGCAAACGCTACAGCGGTGCCGGCGGCGCAAGTATCGTGAAGCTGTTCAGCGCAATTGCCGGTTCCACGGGACTGAATCTGAAAAATGCACGGGCGGCGGGCATTAATGCCGATGCGGTGGTTGTACACAAAGCGAGTCACACCGCCTACTACCCCGGTTCCGAAAAGGTCAGCCTCATGCTGATATTCAACAAGGATGACGGGAAGATTCTCGGAGCCCAGGCAGCCGGAAGGGTCGGTATCGATAAGCGTCTCGATGTAATCGCCACAGCCATAGCAGGCGGTCTTACCCTGAATGATCTGGAAGAGCTGGATCTTGCATACGCTCCTCCGTTCAACAGCCCCAATGGTCCGGTGAACATGGCGGCATTCACGGCAAACAACCACCTCAGCGGGTTCAGCCCCTCTGTGCTGGCCCAGGATCTGGAAGAATTCGCCAAGGAGCATCAGCCCATCGCCATAGATCTGAGAGATCCAATCAGCTTCAACAAGGCGAACCTGCTGGGAAGCACCAACCTCAGTCAGAACCTGCTGAGGGAGCACATCGATGAAATTCCAAAAGATCAGACCATTCTTCTGATCAGCGACGACGGACAAAAGGGTCATGTAGCCCTGAGGATGATGGCGGCCGAAGGCTTTGAGAAGCTGTACAATCTCAGCGGCGGCTATATTTCCCTGGAGCGTCAGCAGCGGGCGGCAGAATTCACAGCCCTGAAAGTCGGCCTTTTTCCGGTGGAGAAACGCTCCATTGAAGAGCTGGAACAGGGACACAGTGAAGAAGCCGAAGAAGCCGGCGGCGAGACCGAGCTTTCGGAAAGCGGCCCCATTGTTGTGGATGTTCGAACACCCCAGGAGTTCAACATGGGTGCATTCCCCGACGCAGTGAATATCCCCCTGGATGAGCTTCCCAACAGAGCCGAAGAACTGGGAGCAAAGGACCGGGAAATTACTCTCTACTGTGCCTCCGGCGCACGGTCCTCATACGGGCAGAGAATACTCTCCCAGATGGGTTTCAGCAATGTGGAAAACGGCGGCGGCCTCCACGACATGATGGCCCGGGCATAA
- a CDS encoding HD domain-containing phosphohydrolase produces the protein MKRAMYFAVLWMILLPALLAADTDRLARESKKNTEILILHSYSQSFSWTETINRGLIEGSSDRDYSLWFEYMDAKRFNSPEYLEQLYDMFSYKFSGAEFDLVVTSDNLAYEFFMDHRSSLFNNAPALSIGLNEQPGVRAENVRYIIERNDYRKNIDLALTAHPDARNIHIIIDQTLTGSIIREQLEDLSGEYTQEFNWIDSGDLEELTRKIKAVHPRDVIVYVLYFYDGEKPVNNDRILNRLASVSPVPIYSFWSFAIPEGALGGYVYDGYLLGRFSSHVLESIWQNGEPDQWQGLVNQPMAGYQVDFPTARRYGLDKQDFPRDTLFLREPEGFFQKHARVLGVSSVIILVLVLLIILIQINLQRHKALNRYNSAMVKTQKEVMHNLSIVIERRSSETAEHLNRITGLSTFIAQHLGLSQDQIDSLHLGASLHDVGKVGISDTILKKAGPLTPPEMAEIRTHPRKGYEILKDSENEYIRTAAIIALEHHECWDGSGYPDGKQGEEIHILARIVTMCDVVDALLSERSYKPAWSTIRVRDYVLEQNGKLFDPAIAEFVLANWQEFLSIWEAGGDKVSLKHAVQALD, from the coding sequence ATGAAACGGGCAATGTACTTTGCTGTGCTCTGGATGATTCTCCTGCCGGCCTTGTTGGCAGCAGATACTGATCGGTTGGCCCGGGAAAGTAAAAAAAATACAGAAATACTGATACTCCATTCCTACAGCCAGAGTTTCTCCTGGACAGAGACGATCAATCGCGGGCTGATTGAAGGCAGTTCAGACAGGGATTACAGTCTCTGGTTCGAGTATATGGATGCAAAGCGGTTTAACTCTCCGGAATATCTTGAACAGCTCTACGACATGTTCAGCTATAAATTCAGCGGTGCAGAATTTGATCTGGTGGTCACTTCTGATAATCTGGCCTATGAGTTTTTTATGGATCACCGCAGCAGCCTATTCAACAACGCTCCGGCTCTCTCCATCGGCTTGAATGAGCAGCCTGGCGTCCGGGCGGAAAATGTCCGGTATATTATCGAGCGAAATGATTACCGGAAGAACATCGATCTGGCGCTCACCGCCCATCCGGATGCCCGGAACATTCATATCATCATAGACCAGACTCTTACAGGGAGCATTATCAGAGAGCAGCTGGAAGATCTTTCCGGCGAATACACTCAGGAATTCAACTGGATTGATTCGGGAGATCTCGAAGAGCTGACCCGAAAGATTAAAGCCGTACATCCCCGTGACGTTATCGTGTATGTGCTGTATTTTTATGATGGCGAGAAGCCTGTGAACAATGATCGGATCCTCAACCGTCTCGCATCAGTCAGTCCGGTACCCATCTACAGTTTCTGGTCTTTTGCAATTCCAGAAGGTGCACTTGGCGGCTATGTGTATGACGGCTACCTTCTGGGAAGATTCAGCTCGCATGTTCTGGAAAGCATCTGGCAAAATGGAGAACCAGACCAATGGCAGGGTCTGGTAAACCAGCCCATGGCCGGATATCAGGTGGACTTTCCAACCGCCCGGCGGTATGGATTGGATAAGCAGGATTTTCCCCGGGATACCCTGTTTTTGCGGGAGCCCGAAGGATTCTTTCAGAAACATGCACGGGTGCTGGGAGTTTCTTCGGTGATCATTCTTGTCCTGGTTCTTCTGATTATCCTTATACAAATCAACCTTCAGAGACATAAAGCCTTGAACCGGTACAACTCAGCCATGGTGAAAACACAGAAAGAAGTGATGCACAACCTGAGCATCGTAATTGAGCGCCGATCCAGTGAGACCGCCGAGCACTTGAACCGGATCACTGGTCTTTCCACCTTTATCGCACAGCATCTGGGGCTGAGCCAGGATCAGATAGATTCCCTTCATCTGGGTGCTTCATTGCATGATGTGGGAAAGGTTGGTATTTCCGACACCATTTTGAAAAAAGCCGGTCCCTTAACTCCTCCCGAAATGGCGGAAATCCGGACCCATCCCAGGAAAGGCTATGAAATCCTCAAGGACAGCGAGAACGAATACATCCGTACCGCTGCAATTATTGCCCTTGAACACCATGAATGCTGGGACGGTTCGGGATATCCCGACGGAAAACAGGGTGAAGAGATTCATATTCTTGCCCGGATTGTAACCATGTGCGACGTGGTGGATGCTTTGCTCAGCGAGCGAAGCTATAAGCCTGCCTGGTCCACCATTCGGGTACGGGATTATGTGCTGGAGCAGAATGGGAAACTGTTCGATCCGGCGATAGCTGAGTTTGTGCTTGCGAATTGGCAGGAGTTTCTTTCGATTTGGGAGGCCGGCGGTGATAAAGTATCTCTCAAGCATGCGGTCCAGGCCCTGGATTAA
- a CDS encoding MarR family winged helix-turn-helix transcriptional regulator has product MSKDTAENTAPNTADSGALSPELVPENCIAFNIGRAYRAVLRRYEQAFKAADITTMQYGLLVHTAILEPASGIEISQSSGHDPSTLSRTLAYMEEAGYIRGVKPVAGDRRKRVYSLTSAGRSKLNEALPLWEQVQKEILLEIGEEQWVEGLKSLKKIQQIN; this is encoded by the coding sequence ATGTCAAAAGATACAGCCGAAAACACAGCCCCGAATACAGCGGATTCCGGTGCTCTTTCACCTGAGCTTGTACCGGAAAACTGCATAGCGTTTAATATCGGACGTGCCTACCGGGCGGTTCTCCGCCGCTACGAGCAGGCTTTTAAAGCTGCAGATATTACCACCATGCAGTACGGACTTCTCGTCCACACGGCGATACTTGAACCAGCTTCGGGAATAGAAATCAGTCAGTCCAGCGGTCACGATCCCAGCACTCTATCACGCACGTTGGCTTATATGGAGGAAGCAGGGTACATCCGGGGGGTGAAGCCTGTTGCCGGTGACCGCCGAAAACGGGTCTACAGCCTCACATCCGCCGGCCGGTCCAAACTGAATGAAGCTCTCCCCCTCTGGGAGCAGGTGCAGAAGGAAATTCTTCTTGAGATTGGTGAAGAACAATGGGTCGAAGGCTTGAAATCACTGAAAAAAATACAGCAGATTAATTAA